One window of the Scylla paramamosain isolate STU-SP2022 chromosome 22, ASM3559412v1, whole genome shotgun sequence genome contains the following:
- the LOC135111386 gene encoding uncharacterized protein LOC135111386 isoform X1 produces MGVHCGTAEARILCEVCGRWRTNPSCPSCVEDQCDLCERCGLLFPHPPPEHTCEVGNPASSGSHSIEVEQNAGVEGPRRRTSQGDIPRGGGGRDSPRPGPSGLSGNVFNSSETSSPSLPTQDTPQAEADHDERSMAGESADADLDERGMPEEPRLIDSRENFMRSFTRHQYDIPDHNASLSALISIWAMLGVSEAVLTMRMSMWRKCQNLQRRN; encoded by the exons atgggtgttcactgtggaacagcagaggcgcggattttatgtgaagtgtgtgggagatggcgcactaatccatcctgcccctcatgtgtggaagaccagtgtgatttatgcgagcggtgtggacttctgtttccacatccaccgccagaacacacctgcgaagttggcaatcctgcttcttctg gctcACACTCGATTGAGGTTGAGCAGAACGCCGGCGTAGAAGGCCCACGTCGGCGGACGTCACAAGGCGACATCCCAcgcggaggcgggggaagag actcgccacggccgggaccgagtggattatcggggaacgtattcaattcttccgagacttcaagtccttcactacctacacaag acacgccacaagcggaggcggaccacgatgagcgcagcatggcaggagagtcggcggatgcagaccttgacgagcgcgggatgccggaagagccgcggttaattgactcgagggaaaattttatgaggagcttcaccagacatcaatatgacatacctgatcat aacgcatctctttccgctttgatatctatctgggcgatgctgggggtaagcgaagccgtgctgaccatgaggatgtcaatgtggagaaaatgtcagaacctgcaaagaagaaattga
- the LOC135111386 gene encoding uncharacterized protein LOC135111386 isoform X2: MEQANKHFILRTAERISFRFDIYLGDAGGKRSRADHEDVNVEKMSEPAKKKLIFSDDDMSPLPASPPPDAPSGQESQQQQPTSQSIPPPQESLMPPPTEAHPQRSDESTVGGKEGQEVKKKSQENRKKKNIPPNTPEDDSTPKLPVAPAAPRKKLVPRVIKTTPVIDSDDDDLFAFNSQMF, from the exons atggagcaagctAACAAACATTTCATCTTGAGAACTGCGG aacgcatctctttccgctttgatatctatctgggcgatgctgggggtaagcgaagccgtgctgaccatgaggatgtcaatgtggagaaaatgtcagaacctgcaaagaagaaattgatctttagtgatgacgacatgtcgccactgccggccagcccacctcctgacgctccatcaggacaggagtcgcaacagcagcagccgacATCGCAGTCGATTCCGCCACCTCAGGAGTCGCTGATGCCACCTCCGACCGAAGCACACCCGCAACGGTCAGATGAGTCGACAGTAGGCGGcaaagagggtcaggaggtgaagaagaagtcgcaggaaaacagaaaaaaaaaaaatattccccctaacacgccagaggacgacagcacaccaaaactccccgttgctccagccgcccctcgtaagaagctggttcctagagttattaaaactacgcccgtcattgacagcgatgacgatgatctcttcgccttcaattcgcaaatgttttga